TCAGCATGACTAGCACCGGCTGTGTAAGCCAGGTCTAAGATTTCTTCTAGATTACTTTTGCTCATAGATTATTTTAAAGAAAGAGAAGAGGGGAGAGGGGGAGAGGGGGAGAATTCGGAATTCTGTTCCACCGTTCCACCTAACCCCTAAAACCTAACTCATCATTATTTTGGGCGCGCTAGCTACAATAGCCAACGCGCTAGGTTTAGATCACTATCTCTACAGAGGTCGATAGACTTTATAGTTAATATTAGGGAAAATATTATCAATCATTTCTACTTTTTCTAACCATCCTGAATCTATTTTGCCAATGTTGAGGTCATCATAGATTTTATTGAGACGCATCAGGTGAGAGCGAGTACGACGCACTGCATAAGGAACCATTGTACCTGTTCGCATAATAAAAGCCCAGTCTGAGGATTGAGCTAATAATAACTCTCTGGCTGCTTGATTTAAAGCGCGTAACTCCAATTCATCTGCGGGATCTTTATAACTCAATTCAATCATTCTTTCTGCTGCTTTGTGCAGGTGGGGATATACCCAAGCGTTGGTTTCATTCAGCCAATATTCGTGAAATCCCTTGTAACCCCAACTAGATTGAGAAGGACAAGAGACTTGTTGAGTTTTATTAGTCCGCAAATAGTCAGCGAGGTGAGTCATTTGGTAAGTATTTTGGTCATACCAGGATTTACGGAATAAATAATCAATAAACCAAGGTCCTTCATACCACCAGTGACCAAACAATTCAGCGTCATAGGGAGACACAACCAAAGGTGGACGCTGCATTAAATGACCGAGGTATTCTACCTGCTTTTCTCGATTATACATAAAGTTACTGGCGTGTTCAGCAGCTTTTTCCCTTGCCCAATAAGGATCATAAAGTGCCTTATCGGCTAAACCAGAGTCACGACTGGTAATTTTATGATATTTAATTCCCGTATTTTTGCGCTGACCGTTAGGCATAATATAGGGTTTAATATACTCATACTCAGCCTCCCAACCTAAATCTTTATAAAATTCACGATAAACGGGATCGCCAGGATAACCAACTTGAGAGGACCAAACTTGCTGAGAGGATTCGTGATCACGTCCAAATACTGCTACTCCTGTTTCTGTAAAAATAGGTGCATAAGTCCCAAAACGTGGACGTGGACGAGCGTATAAAATACCGTGACCATCGGTTAGGAAATATCGTAAACCAGCATCAGCGATTAAGCGTTCTAAACCTTCGTAATAAGCGCATTCTGGTAACCAAATCCCTTTAGGAGGACGTCCAAAGTTTTCTTCGTAATGTTCACAAGCTACCTTAACTTGAGCCCAAACCGCTTGGGGATAGGTTTTCATTAAGGGTAGATAACCATGGGTTGCACCACAAGTAATAATTTCTAGGTTATTGCTATCGAGGTACTCTTTGAAAGCTGTAACTAAATCACCGCGGTAATTTTCCCAGGTATGGCGAATCTGGTTAAATTCATTAGCGTAAAATTCAGCTAAATATTTAACGTGACCGTTATGTTCGTTATATTCGATCTCCTTTTCGATTAATTCTTCTAATTTGGTGAGATGTTCCTCATAACGTTCTTGTAATAAAGGATCTCTGAGCATTGACACCAATGGTGGAGTCATACTCATGGTCATTTTAAAGTCTATCCCGTCTCGCTTTAACCCTTGAAAAACGTGCAATAGGGGTATATAGGTTTCGGTAATTGCTTCAAATAACCATTCTTCTTCTAAAACATAATCGCTTTCTGGGTGTCTGACAAAGGGTAGATGTGCATGGAGGACTAAAGCTACATAGCCATGAGTCATAATAATTCACTTTCCTGATGAATTTTATACTATTTTAAGATTTTACCTTTACATTGATCGTAATCAATAAGCTTTTCTTGAATTTGATGTAGAATAATAATACTTATTCTTTTAAATTTGTCTCTATCAACCTTGGAAATTGCTAAATTGTGTTAGAACCTCACAATAATCCAGTTGAATCTGTTAAATCTCCTTCGGGAATGACTCCTTTACAGTTACTGCTGTTTGTTGATGAACGTCCTAGTTCTCAAGATAACATTCAGCAGATCAAAAAATATCTGCAAAATTTGCTTGCTGATTATCCTTTTGAGTTAGAAGTTATCGAAATCACTAAAAAACCCCATTTAGTAGAATATTTTCGCATTATCGCTACCCCTGCTTTAGTTAAAATTTTTCCTGAGCCTCGCCATACTTTGGCTGGTAGTAATTTAGTCATGCAACTGCAAAAGTGGTGGGAACACTGGAAACCTACTAAACAAGAACAGTTAAATAGTGATACTGAGCTTCTTTCTCTAGATAAAAGCTCTTGGAGTTATTCTAGAGAATTAATGGAGCTTAATGATGAAATTTTTTGTTTAAAAAAGGAAAAGGAAGAGTTATTAGAACAATTACGCTTTAAAGACCAAATTCTGGCGATGTTAGCTCATGATTTGCGGAGTCCTTTAACCGCTGCTTCTATTGCTATTGAAACTCTAGAATTAGTGCAAAATTACTCGGAAAATGAACGTAATCAAGCTCTTAAGGATAATCTTAATAAACAGATTAAACAACAGTTTCAAATCATGAACCGCATGATTACTGATTTACTACAAGCTTCTAAGAATATGAGTAGTAGGTTAAGGGTTAAACCAGATGAACTTTATCTCAATCCTTTGTGTGAGGAAATTTTAGAACAATTCATACCTCATTTTCAAGATAAATCTTTACATTTAACTGAAGATATTCCCCAAGATTTACCCTCAGTTTATGGTGATAAAGAATTAATCCGTCAAGTTATTGTTAATTTACTCGATAACGCGGTTAAATATACTCCTGAAAATGGGATGATTAGTATTTTTATTCTCCATAGAACTACTCAAAAGGTACAAATAAGTATTGCTGATACAGGTCCGGGAATTCCTGAAGAGAAACGAGAGCATATTTTTGAGGGACATTTTCGCTTACAACGAGATGAAGAAAAGGAAGGCTATGGTTTAGGATTATATTTGTGTCGTAAGATTGTCCGCGCTCACTATGGTAATATCTGGGTGGATAGTATCCCTAATCAAGGTAGTTGTTTTCATTTTACTTTACCTGTTTATAGATAAAGTTTTTTATGTCTCAAAAAGAAACTAAAATTCTGTTAATGTCTTTTGTACTCACTCTCCTATTTTTATTGGGGGGAGGATGGTTATTATGGCAATTTGTTAACAAGGAAAATGATAATCTTAGTAATAATATCAATAAGCAAACCGAGTCAGAAGAAATCGTAACTCCAGATAGCCCAACTATTACTAGTCAACATATTAGCACTGGTCAACAATGGTTAATTAATGAAAATATAAATCCAAATAAACAAGGGGGAATTATTGCTTTTAAGAATGGTAATTATTTAGAAGCAGTAACTCAATTAGAAGCAGCAATTCAACAACAACCTAATGATCCAGAAGCTCTAATTTATCTCAATAACGCGCGCATTGGTCAAGGTCAAGCTTATACTATTGCAGTTGTTATACCTGTGGGTAGTGATGTCAATGTAGCTAAAGAAATCTTGCGCGGTGTAGCTCAAGCTCAAAATGAAATTAATAACAATGGGAAAATTAATGGTCTTCCTTTAAAAGTAGTTATTGCTAATGATAATAATGAACCAGAATTAGCGGTGAAAATAGCAGAAGCTTTAGCTAGTCAGAATGAAATTATCGGAGTGATTGGTCATTTTTCTAGTGATGTTACTATAGTTGCTAAGCCAGTTTATGATAGCAATAATCTAGTGGTTATTTCTCCTACTAGTACTTCAGTAGCTCTCTCGGGAGCAAGTCAATATCTGTTTCGCACTGTACCTAGTGACTCTTTTACTGGTAATGCTTTAGTTAAGTATATGCTGGAGGATTTAGTTTTAACTAAAGCGGCTATATTTTATGTATCTACCAGCGATTATAGCAATTCTTTACGCAATGTAGTCACTACTGCTTTATTTTCTAGTGGGGGAGAGGTAGTCTTTGAGTTCGATTTTGCCGAGACTGATTTTAATCCCTTTGAAGTGGTTAGACAAGCACAAAATAGGGGTGCTCAAGCTTTGATTTTTGTCTCTAATTCCCCTAACTTAGATAAAGCTCTGCAAATTATCCAAATTAATGAAGGAAGGTTGGCTATCCTCGGGGGAGATAGTATGTATAATCCTCGTACCCTAC
The sequence above is drawn from the Gloeocapsa sp. DLM2.Bin57 genome and encodes:
- a CDS encoding glycoside hydrolase family 57 protein, whose amino-acid sequence is MTHGYVALVLHAHLPFVRHPESDYVLEEEWLFEAITETYIPLLHVFQGLKRDGIDFKMTMSMTPPLVSMLRDPLLQERYEEHLTKLEELIEKEIEYNEHNGHVKYLAEFYANEFNQIRHTWENYRGDLVTAFKEYLDSNNLEIITCGATHGYLPLMKTYPQAVWAQVKVACEHYEENFGRPPKGIWLPECAYYEGLERLIADAGLRYFLTDGHGILYARPRPRFGTYAPIFTETGVAVFGRDHESSQQVWSSQVGYPGDPVYREFYKDLGWEAEYEYIKPYIMPNGQRKNTGIKYHKITSRDSGLADKALYDPYWAREKAAEHASNFMYNREKQVEYLGHLMQRPPLVVSPYDAELFGHWWYEGPWFIDYLFRKSWYDQNTYQMTHLADYLRTNKTQQVSCPSQSSWGYKGFHEYWLNETNAWVYPHLHKAAERMIELSYKDPADELELRALNQAARELLLAQSSDWAFIMRTGTMVPYAVRRTRSHLMRLNKIYDDLNIGKIDSGWLEKVEMIDNIFPNINYKVYRPL
- a CDS encoding histidine kinase — its product is MTPLQLLLFVDERPSSQDNIQQIKKYLQNLLADYPFELEVIEITKKPHLVEYFRIIATPALVKIFPEPRHTLAGSNLVMQLQKWWEHWKPTKQEQLNSDTELLSLDKSSWSYSRELMELNDEIFCLKKEKEELLEQLRFKDQILAMLAHDLRSPLTAASIAIETLELVQNYSENERNQALKDNLNKQIKQQFQIMNRMITDLLQASKNMSSRLRVKPDELYLNPLCEEILEQFIPHFQDKSLHLTEDIPQDLPSVYGDKELIRQVIVNLLDNAVKYTPENGMISIFILHRTTQKVQISIADTGPGIPEEKREHIFEGHFRLQRDEEKEGYGLGLYLCRKIVRAHYGNIWVDSIPNQGSCFHFTLPVYR
- a CDS encoding receptor ligand binding family protein, with product MSQKETKILLMSFVLTLLFLLGGGWLLWQFVNKENDNLSNNINKQTESEEIVTPDSPTITSQHISTGQQWLINENINPNKQGGIIAFKNGNYLEAVTQLEAAIQQQPNDPEALIYLNNARIGQGQAYTIAVVIPVGSDVNVAKEILRGVAQAQNEINNNGKINGLPLKVVIANDNNEPELAVKIAEALASQNEIIGVIGHFSSDVTIVAKPVYDSNNLVVISPTSTSVALSGASQYLFRTVPSDSFTGNALVKYMLEDLVLTKAAIFYVSTSDYSNSLRNVVTTALFSSGGEVVFEFDFAETDFNPFEVVRQAQNRGAQALIFVSNSPNLDKALQIIQINEGRLAILGGDSMYNPRTLQLGRQNAVGMVIAIPWHIDSNRNSDFAQDSTRLWQGDVNWRTAMTYDATQALIGAIATNPTRTGVQQALSNPNFSTIGAGKDIRFLPSGDRNLAVQLVIIERAPNTELGYRFFPLE